The Sulfitobacter sp. SK011 genome has a window encoding:
- the cobG gene encoding precorrin-3B synthase, translating into MSGAPQIKGWCPGALRPMLSGDGWVVRVRPYGGRLRRAQADGLATLAAAHGNGMFDLSGRGNIQMRGVREDSHRPLIEGLRRMSLVDADASVEGRRNILVTPFWQSGDDTELFAAELTQALAAPDAPALPGKFGFAIDTGRLPVLQTASADIRLERDAGGGLILVADGADTGKPVTSETAVDEAVALARWFMVTCKNHMRMGRLMTAGAALPPGFMVPRQTQSYVPKPGHTPLGAMIALAFGQMTSETLATLAKHGGLRMTPWRMLLVESARQLPQIDGIITDANDPLLRVVACTGAPGCGQGLGPTRDVARALAPHVPCGQTLHVSGCAKGCAHPGASALTITATETAYDLIRNGRASDAPEQTKLTPDTLIKAI; encoded by the coding sequence ATGAGTGGCGCACCTCAGATAAAAGGCTGGTGCCCCGGCGCGCTGCGCCCGATGCTGTCTGGCGATGGATGGGTCGTGCGCGTGCGCCCCTATGGCGGCAGGTTGCGCCGCGCGCAGGCAGATGGCCTTGCCACGTTGGCTGCGGCGCATGGCAATGGCATGTTTGACCTGTCGGGTCGTGGCAACATTCAGATGCGCGGCGTGCGCGAAGACAGCCACAGACCACTGATCGAAGGGCTGCGCCGCATGTCACTGGTGGACGCGGACGCCAGCGTTGAAGGGCGGCGGAATATTCTTGTCACGCCGTTCTGGCAATCCGGGGACGACACGGAGCTTTTCGCCGCTGAGTTGACCCAGGCTTTGGCAGCACCGGATGCGCCCGCATTGCCCGGCAAATTTGGTTTTGCCATCGACACGGGGCGTCTGCCGGTCTTGCAAACCGCATCTGCGGATATCCGGTTGGAACGTGACGCGGGCGGCGGGCTGATCCTTGTTGCGGATGGGGCTGATACTGGCAAACCAGTGACGTCTGAAACCGCCGTGGATGAGGCTGTTGCACTGGCGCGTTGGTTTATGGTCACCTGCAAAAATCACATGCGGATGGGTCGGCTGATGACCGCAGGCGCAGCCTTGCCACCCGGTTTCATGGTTCCGCGGCAGACCCAAAGTTATGTTCCAAAACCCGGCCATACGCCCTTGGGTGCCATGATTGCTTTGGCGTTTGGACAAATGACATCGGAAACACTTGCAACGCTTGCAAAACACGGCGGGCTGCGGATGACGCCATGGCGGATGCTGCTGGTCGAAAGCGCGCGGCAACTGCCACAGATTGATGGGATCATCACCGACGCCAATGACCCGTTGCTGCGCGTTGTGGCCTGTACCGGTGCACCTGGTTGTGGCCAAGGCCTTGGACCCACACGCGACGTTGCGCGCGCGCTTGCACCGCATGTGCCGTGCGGACAAACGTTACATGTCTCAGGCTGTGCCAAAGGGTGCGCGCACCCCGGTGCGTCGGCGTTAACGATCACGGCGACCGAAACTGCGTACGATCTGATCCGGAACGGCAGGGCGTCTGATGCCCCTGAACAAACCAAACTCACCCCCGACACTTTAATCAAGGCGATCTGA
- the cobN gene encoding cobaltochelatase subunit CobN produces the protein MHVVFRESHGLEDADTPFDPGQTPADLVVLSFSDSDLGAFAAGWHRGGGPDGKLPTLRLCNLVALRHPASVDNYVEATLTGVKGILIRLIGGENYWPYGIMQVQDFARRNGIALAVLPADGREDPALDAHSTLPVSTLRRLSHLCDAGGAVAAQAALAQLALAAGLYAGPVLGAKTVPDCGFYDPDLGVVPFADTQGDAIAVTFYRSYLTAADTSPVDAMIKALRDRGFNAIGLFVPSLKAERARSFLGAALAQIDPVAIVNATAFSGRGGDGTSPLDAPGCPVFQIALSTARQKEWADSERGLSPADLAMHVVLPEVDGRIFTGVVSFKAPQKKDPDLQFSRFAHRADQDRIAAVADRVLGWHRLGQTPAKDRKLALVLSTYPGRADQIAHAVGLDALASVEDMLLTLAGAGYSAEPSIGFGKTLTQQTVKWPLSAYQTAVARLPKALRADLETAWGAPETDPLFAGGAFHFPAQTCGNALVALQPERGSIAARDTDYHDLARVPRHSYVAFYLWLQAQGMDALVHIGAHGTLEWLPGKAVALSNDCWPEALTGRMPVIYPFIVNDPGEAAQAKRRIGAVTLGHLPPPMKDSETPDGLLRLERLLDEYSTADGLDPARRDRLIETIRSEAQAAGVESDLGLTEDASAAEAITRIDRFVCDIKESQYGDGLHVYGAGKGEFEGLLAALDGKRVTSGPSGSPYRGRTDVLPTGRNLYSVDPRSVPSRAAYAQGVKLAEELLRRHLQDQGDWPKGLVVDLWGSATMRTAGEEVAMALHLAGLAPKWDDGSERVSGFEILPLTLLNRPRIDVTLRVSGLFRDVFPGLSQLFEAGATALAAREEAPDMNPYLTQAPRVFGPKPGLYGMNMESALHDYSDAGRDAAGEAWLKGSEWAINAQGEAHQDRAALEARLHGADGFAHVQDLTETDVLLAADYASHEGGFAAAMAHLGAEKPAIYHVDSTVVGTPRARTMPEEIARVVRARAANPDWASGMMRHGFRGAAEVAATLDNLAAFAHLTREVPAHLIDLYFDATLGRDDLVAFMEAENPQSLQEMRDRFTALRDAGLWITRRNSISAQMDMAE, from the coding sequence ATGCATGTCGTCTTCCGTGAAAGCCATGGGCTGGAGGATGCGGACACCCCGTTTGATCCGGGGCAAACGCCCGCTGATCTGGTGGTGCTGTCCTTTTCCGACAGCGACCTTGGCGCATTCGCGGCAGGCTGGCATCGCGGCGGCGGACCAGACGGCAAGCTGCCAACTTTGCGTCTGTGTAATCTGGTGGCACTGCGCCATCCGGCGTCTGTCGATAATTATGTTGAGGCGACGCTGACCGGGGTCAAGGGCATTTTGATCCGCCTTATTGGGGGCGAAAACTATTGGCCCTACGGCATCATGCAGGTTCAGGATTTCGCCCGCCGAAACGGCATTGCCCTGGCGGTGCTGCCCGCGGATGGGCGCGAGGACCCGGCGCTTGATGCACATTCGACGTTGCCAGTTTCAACCCTGCGCCGTCTGTCGCATTTGTGTGATGCAGGCGGTGCCGTTGCAGCGCAAGCGGCCCTGGCACAATTGGCGCTGGCTGCCGGGCTTTATGCCGGTCCGGTTCTCGGCGCGAAAACCGTTCCGGATTGCGGGTTTTATGACCCTGATCTGGGTGTGGTTCCGTTCGCCGACACCCAAGGCGATGCGATCGCTGTCACGTTTTACCGCAGCTACCTGACTGCCGCTGATACCAGCCCTGTTGACGCGATGATCAAGGCCCTGCGGGATCGCGGGTTCAATGCCATTGGTCTTTTTGTGCCCTCGCTCAAAGCAGAAAGAGCCCGGTCATTTCTGGGCGCGGCTTTGGCGCAGATTGATCCGGTGGCCATCGTCAATGCCACTGCGTTTTCGGGCCGTGGCGGTGATGGCACGTCGCCACTTGATGCCCCCGGTTGCCCGGTCTTTCAGATTGCACTTTCCACGGCGCGCCAAAAGGAATGGGCCGATTCAGAGCGTGGGTTGTCGCCTGCGGATCTGGCCATGCATGTGGTTCTGCCCGAGGTAGATGGCCGGATTTTCACCGGGGTTGTCAGTTTTAAGGCACCGCAAAAGAAAGACCCGGATCTGCAATTTTCGCGCTTTGCCCATCGGGCAGACCAGGACCGGATCGCTGCGGTGGCGGACCGGGTTCTGGGGTGGCACAGGCTGGGCCAGACGCCCGCCAAAGATCGCAAACTCGCACTGGTGCTTTCGACCTATCCCGGACGTGCCGACCAGATTGCCCATGCTGTCGGCCTTGATGCATTGGCGTCGGTTGAGGATATGTTGCTGACGCTGGCGGGTGCCGGGTATAGCGCTGAGCCCAGCATCGGATTTGGCAAAACACTGACTCAACAGACGGTTAAATGGCCGCTGTCTGCGTATCAAACAGCGGTTGCGCGTCTGCCGAAAGCCTTGCGGGCCGATCTGGAGACAGCTTGGGGCGCACCGGAAACAGACCCGTTGTTTGCAGGCGGCGCATTCCATTTCCCGGCCCAGACCTGTGGCAATGCGCTGGTCGCGCTGCAACCGGAACGCGGTTCGATTGCGGCGCGTGACACGGATTACCACGACCTTGCCCGTGTGCCGCGCCATTCCTATGTGGCGTTCTATTTGTGGCTGCAGGCCCAGGGCATGGATGCCCTTGTTCACATCGGCGCGCATGGCACGTTGGAATGGTTGCCGGGCAAAGCGGTGGCGCTGTCAAATGATTGTTGGCCCGAGGCGCTGACCGGACGTATGCCGGTGATTTATCCCTTTATTGTCAATGACCCCGGTGAAGCCGCGCAAGCCAAGCGGCGCATTGGGGCGGTGACATTGGGTCACCTGCCGCCCCCGATGAAAGACAGCGAAACGCCCGACGGATTGTTGCGGCTTGAACGTCTGTTGGATGAATATTCCACCGCCGATGGGCTTGATCCGGCGCGGCGCGATCGGCTGATTGAAACGATCCGGTCCGAAGCTCAAGCCGCAGGGGTGGAAAGTGACCTTGGCCTGACCGAAGATGCCAGTGCCGCCGAGGCGATCACCCGCATTGACCGGTTTGTGTGTGACATCAAGGAAAGCCAGTATGGCGATGGCCTGCACGTTTACGGCGCAGGAAAAGGGGAGTTCGAAGGACTGCTTGCTGCACTTGATGGCAAACGGGTCACCTCCGGGCCATCGGGTTCCCCGTATCGCGGGCGCACAGATGTGCTGCCCACGGGCCGCAACCTTTATTCCGTTGATCCGCGCAGTGTGCCGTCGCGTGCGGCCTATGCCCAAGGGGTGAAACTGGCCGAGGAATTGTTGCGGCGGCATCTGCAGGATCAGGGTGATTGGCCCAAGGGGCTGGTTGTCGATCTTTGGGGCTCTGCGACCATGCGCACAGCCGGTGAAGAGGTTGCAATGGCGCTGCATCTGGCTGGATTGGCACCAAAATGGGACGATGGGTCAGAACGTGTTTCGGGATTTGAGATCCTGCCGCTTACCCTGCTGAACCGCCCGCGCATTGATGTGACCTTGCGGGTGTCTGGGTTGTTCCGCGATGTGTTTCCGGGCCTCAGTCAGCTGTTCGAGGCCGGAGCCACCGCCCTTGCAGCGCGAGAAGAAGCGCCCGATATGAACCCTTATCTGACGCAGGCACCCCGCGTTTTTGGCCCAAAGCCGGGTCTTTACGGCATGAACATGGAAAGTGCGTTGCATGATTATTCTGATGCCGGTCGGGATGCGGCGGGTGAGGCGTGGCTCAAAGGGTCCGAATGGGCGATCAATGCCCAAGGTGAGGCGCATCAGGACCGCGCCGCGTTAGAGGCGCGTTTGCACGGCGCAGACGGATTTGCCCATGTGCAGGATTTGACCGAGACGGATGTGTTGCTGGCCGCTGATTATGCCAGCCATGAGGGTGGTTTCGCCGCAGCAATGGCCCATTTGGGCGCGGAGAAGCCAGCGATCTATCACGTGGACAGCACCGTTGTTGGCACACCGCGCGCCCGCACGATGCCAGAAGAAATCGCGCGGGTGGTGCGCGCGCGCGCCGCCAATCCCGATTGGGCCAGCGGGATGATGCGCCATGGGTTCCGAGGTGCAGCTGAGGTGGCAGCGACGCTTGATAACCTTGCTGCTTTTGCGCATCTCACCCGTGAGGTGCCGGCGCATCTGATTGACCTCTACTTTGATGCAACGCTGGGCCGCGACGATCTGGTTGCCTTTATGGAGGCGGAAAACCCACAGTCCCTGCAGGAAATGCGCGATCGTTTTACGGCCCTGCGCGATGCCGGTTTGTGGATCACGCGCCGCAATTCGATCAGCGCCCAGATGGACATGGCAGAATGA